The following nucleotide sequence is from Ailuropoda melanoleuca isolate Jingjing chromosome 12, ASM200744v2, whole genome shotgun sequence.
GAGATCGGGGAAGTGCTCGCCGCAGTCCGAGCAAGCGTAGCTCAGTGCATCGGCGGCCCCCGCAGAGGTGGCCGAGGCGCCTGGCCCACAGGCGCCTGGCGCGCCCTGGGTGGCCGGGAGgccagcagccccagccagggCACAGGGCAGCTGGAGCCGGTGCACCTGGCGGTGGCGGGTGAGGCTCTGAGGGTAGCCAAAGACTTTGCCGCAGAGCTCGCACTTGTAGGGCCGCTCGCGGGTGTGCACCACGTGGTGCTTGCTCAGGTGGAAGGACTCGCGGAAGCGCTTCCCGCACACGGGACACTGGTGgggcttctcgcccgtgtggATGCGCTCATGGCGCTTCAGAGTCTCGCGTCGCCCGAAGCCCCGTCCGCAGATGCCGCAGCAGAACGTCTTTCCAGGGACGCTGGCGCTGGAGCCCCCGGCCCCGCTGGTCCCGGCCCCGCCGAGCAGTAGCGGGTGGGCCCCCAGCAGCGGGACGGGCACGGCGCCGTAGACCACCGCCGCAGCAGCCGCCGCGGCCTTCTCGCTGTCTGTGGCCGGAGGGTCGGGGGGCAGGAGGTAGGGGCCCGCAGGGAAGGCGGGCGGGGGCTGCGGAACCGAGGCCGGCGTCCTTGGGCGCATCAGGTGCGGCGGGCGGGGCGTGCGCGGCCTTGTGCCGGAGCAGGCTCTGGGGCGCAGAGTAGGACTTGCCGCACAGGTCGCACGGGTACACAGGCCGAGGCCCCGCTGCGCCCGCACCCGCGTGCGCCGCCTGGTGCTTGAGCAGGTAGGCGGCGNNNNNNNNNNNNNNNNNNNNNNNNNNNNNNNNNNNNNNNNNNNNNNNNNNNNNNNNNNNNNNNNNNNNNNNNNNNNNNNNNNNNNNNNNNNNNNNNNNNNNNNNNNNNNNNNNNNNNNNNNNNNNNNNNNNNNNNNNNNNNNNNNNNNNNNNNNNNNNNNNNNNNNNNNNNNNNNNNNNNNNNNNNNNNNNNNNNNNNNNNNNNNNNNNNNNNNNNNNNNNNNNNNNNNNNNNNNNNNNNNNNNNNNNNNNNNNNNNNNNNNNNNNNNNNNNNNNNNNNNCAGCGGCGGTGGCGGATGAGGCTGGAGACGTGGTTGTAGGTGCGGCCGCAGACGCCGCACTCGTACGGCCTCTCCCCCGAGTGCACCAGCATGTGCTGCACCAGGTGCGAGGACTGCTTGAAAGACTTTTGGCACACGCCGCAGGGGAAGCGCCGCTCCATCAGGTACTTCAGCCTGCGGAAGTAGCCCTTGTCATCCTTGCTTGGGTCGCAGGCCTGCCCCCGCGGCAGGTCCTGGCGGGgtctgggagggggcaggaagcgGCCCCGGGGTCCCGGTGGGAGAGGCCAGCCCCGGCGTCACCCCCGGCCCAGATGCGGGCCCTCCACGTTTCAGGTTCCCAAAAAGGTGCTGGTGTCCAGAGAGGTCGACGATGCCCCACTGCGGGGCGGGGAAGGCAGCATCAAacagggggggcggggggggcccGAAAGCGGGCGGCAGAGGCGGGTCGGGCTTCTTGGCCTGggaggaagaggatgaagagGACGACGACGAGGACGATgaggacgaggacgaggacgGCGCCTCCGCCTTGGGTTTGAAGGTGGACTGGGGCGGGTAGTCGTACTGGGGCGGaggaggctggggcgggggctggggcggCGGCCCGGGGGCGCAGGGCAGCGCTGCCACCGCCTTGGCGTGCTCCCCATAGAGTTCCATGGGCTCAAAGCGCTGGTGGTTGAGGAACTCCAGAAAGTCGAAGGGGTAGCTCTGGAAATGAACCCCGTCCTCGCCCCCTATGCcgctgcccccaccacccccagcggCACTGCCTGCTGCGTTTGCCTCCATCTCGGGCGGGGTGGGCGACGGGAGACCCTGCGGAGAAGAGGATGGGGCTGAGCAAACAGGACCCGGCGCCGGCTCCGGAGCTGCGCGCTGGAGGACATGTCCCAGTGCCGGAGCCACACTCCACCTTCCAGCCTTGCACGTCTCCTGCCCTATCCCTCCACCCCACAGGGCAGACTTCCTTTCTGGGCGGTCTTTGctcctctcccatcccttccATTTTTCCCGTCGTTTCGGGGTCTTCACACATCCTCTCTACCATCCCCCAGACCGCTTCCCCAGTGCTGCCTGCAGACTCTCAGCTCCCCAGCCCCAATCTCACTCTCgaggcatccctggcctctggtCAAAGACCCCTGGCAAGCTCTTGGGCATCAGCACTGCGCTGTACCCTCCTCTCCAAAACACACACGAGCCCTGCCCTCAATCATCTCAGGTTCTGCCtctgtaaaatgataataaaagagGGTGGACTCTGGAGCTAGAATGCCAGACAGACTCTGAGCCCCACACTGtagctgtgtgaccacaggcaaatgcctgaacctctctgtgcctggatttcctcatctacaaataAGAGGTGACAAAGCACATCCCTACTTCACAGGGCTGACGTAAGGATCCAACAAGCACATCCATCTAAGGCCCTCAGGTGGATGCTTCCGGCACTTTGGAGACACTGGGAAAGTGGAAGGTATTCTATGGATACCACTCTCACTACCACTAGTAGCAGCAGCGGCAGGACAAACCAAGACAACGGGAATGAAATCGGTGTTGGGGGGTTCTTTTACTACAAGATGGCGAGCAGAATGTGTTTGCCTGGAAGAAACAAGTTACAGCAGGAGGGCTGGCGCTGAGAGAGAAGGCAGCCGGACACAGCAGAAAATAACGTGCACCCTGCACATGGGCAGATCTGGGTTCGAGTCCCAACTCCTTCCCCATCCACactttctccatttctaaaagGACGCAGCAACCCCTAGGCTGCGGGGGACTCAAGGGAGCTCACCTAGGATGTGAGGAAGTACTTATTGGCAGGGCTTTCAGCCCCCAGAACTTCTGTACCTTCAGACCATTGCACACCTGGGAGGAGCCTGACAGCCCCTGCCTGGGGAGTGCAGTTCCCGTCCtcaccccgggggggggggggctttccctgcctccctgccatgGGAGCCATTCTCTGGGCATTCCAGATAGCAGCTGTCCATGTCTGCACCCCCTACTCCCACCTGAACCTCAGCTTCTACAATTAATTTTTGaacctgagccacctagggggcTGGGGAAACACCGCTACCAAGCCGATGCAGAGCCAGCGGAGAGAAGGGCCCCCGAGGTGTGGCATGCTTCTTGGCCATCATCCCTGGCCCCTGGGGGCCTGGCTCTGTGTCAGCGATGACCACCAAGGCCAGGGCCCATCAGCCCCCATCCATCCAGCTGGCTCTCTCCCCCACAGGTGAAAGGTGAGTGTCTCCTCCACTCCCCTTGCCAAGAGGCCGATATTTTTAGCCTCTAGCTCTGGGTGTCCTTGGATGAGACTCAACATCTCATGCCCTTCACACTCCCTCTAGTTCATCTGATCTCCAGAAGGAACAAAGGCATGGCTGGAGTGGTAGTGGAAGCCTGTGGGTGACCCCTAAATCTGGGAGACCAGGCTAGAGTGGGCCgggtgggcagagagaagcaCATGGTAgaatgggagggggtggggaggtgagtgTCTTAGGGAAGAAGCAACTGCCCTGGCTCACCTCCGCCGGAGTACATATTAATAACAGCCAATGTTGCCTGGGCATTTCCTACAAGCCCAATGTGTTCCAAGCCCATTACACATGTTCACTCAATCCCCACATAACTATGAGACTATGACATAAGAACTACTGTTATCCccatcaaataaaacaaaagcacagagaagtcaagtgacttgcccaaggtcgcagAGCAAGCCTGCAGCTCAGCCCACGCCCTCCCCCCACAGGGCTGTTTTACCAGGTTGCTTTCTAAGGTGGACAAAGGTGGGGTGGAACTGTGGGGGTAGGAGCCTTATTTGGGGGTGTTTTCTAGGTTATGGGGGGTTatgccaggggctgggtgggaggggaagggggttacCATCTGGAACAGATGGAGCAGTGATGTGGTGAGACTGTTCCCCAGATCTCCAGGCTCCATCCTGTGCCTGCTTCAGGCCTCTGCTCGGATGTCATGCCTGCCCTGTCCTCCCTCACCCCTCGTCCTGCTGCACTTTTCTCCACTGTCACTGCCATGACTTCCTGCATGTACTTCCTTCACCGTGTGTTTACCTAAGAGGATGGGGATTTGGCCTGTCTTGTTTGCCGCTGTGGCCCCCCAGCACCGAGCACAGCACCCAGGACAGCGTGGTTGCCTGGTTAAGTATTTGCTGATATGTGGGAATTAAACACACTCTCTTAAATCGCCAGTGGGTccatgaaaaaaatctcaaggaaccccagatgaataaaaatgaaaacacaacatccCAAAACTTAGTGGAGATGCAGCTAAAGTGGGGTTCAGAGGTAAACTGATAGCCTCTGTTGATAAATACGTATTGAATGAGCAAAGGGATGAGACTGAGCTGTCCAGAACtccctgagggagggagggggacatTTAGCAGAGCAGGAGTTGACACAGGGGAGGGGGCCCCCAGAAGAGGGAATTCGAAGGGCAGTGACGTTGTAAGAAGTGACCGACCCAAGGGCGAATGGGAAAGTGCTGATGAGCTGCGGCCCTGAGGACCAGGGACGAGTACTGGGGGGAGGACTGATCCGGCTCACAGTACTTCCACTGGGAAACAGGAGGCATTTCGTCTTTCCAAGCCCTAAATTAGTGTCTTTCTAGGAGAGACGTGTCCTGGGAGGGTTTTGTGTGGAGAGGGGCATGGTTGGGGGAGACCCTCCACAGGGGCAGGAGTTTCACAGCAACCGCAGTCATGATCCTGATAGCCATGTTTATTGTTCACCGGTCTGAGCCGTAGCATCACCCCAAGGCCTCAGCCTCGCAGTGGTC
It contains:
- the ZNF865 gene encoding LOW QUALITY PROTEIN: zinc finger protein 865 (The sequence of the model RefSeq protein was modified relative to this genomic sequence to represent the inferred CDS: inserted 2 bases in 1 codon; deleted 1 base in 1 codon) gives rise to the protein MEANAAGSAAGGGGGSGIGGEDGVHFQSYPFDFLEFLNHQRFEPMELYGEHAKAVAALPCAPGPPPQPPPQPPPPQYDYPPQSTFKPKAEAPSSSSSSSSSSSSSSSSSSQAKKPDPPLPPAFGPPPPPLFDAAFPAPQWGIVDLSGHQHLFGNLKRGGPASGPGVTPGLASPTGTPGPLPAPSQTPPGPAAGAACDPSKDDKGYFRRLKYLMERRFPCGVCQKSFKQSSHLVQHMLVHSGERPYECGVCGRTYNHVSSLIRHRPAYLLKHQAAHAGAGAAGPRPVYPCDLCGKSYSAPQSLLRHKAAHAPPAAPDAPKDAXASVPQPPPAFPAGPYLLPPDPPATDSEKAAAAAAAVVYGAVPVPLLGAHPLLLGGAGTSGAGGSSASVPGKTFCCGICGRGFGRRETLKRHERIHTGEKPHQCPVCGKRFRESFHLSKHHVVHTRERPYKCELCGKVFGYPQSLTRHRQVHRLQLPCALAGAAGLPATQGAPGACGPGASATSAGAADALSYACSDCGEHFPDLFHVMSHKEAHMAEKPYGCDACGKTFGFIENLMWHKLVHQAAPERLLPPTPGGPQPQDGSGSADAASVLDNGLAGEVGAAVAALAGVSGGDDSSGTAVAGGGGGASSGPERFSCATCGQSFKHFLGLVTHKYVHLVRRTLGCGLCGQSFAGAYDLLLHRRSHRQKRGFRCPVCGKRFWEAALLMRHQRCHTEQRPYRCGVCGRGFLRSWYLRQHRVVHTGERAFKCGVCAKRFAQSSSLAEHRRLHAVARPQRCGACGKTFRYRSNLLEHQRLHLGERAYRCEHCGKGFFYLSSVLRHQRAHEPPRPELRCPACLKAFKDPGYFRKHLAAHQGGRPFRCSSCGEGFANTYGLKKHRLAHKAEGLGGPGAGAGTLAGKDA